From the Ruania alkalisoli genome, one window contains:
- a CDS encoding NAD(P)H-quinone oxidoreductase, with protein MRALVQADDGTVLHLTELEDLTAGPGEMLVDVRAAGVNRADLLQVAGNYPPPRGASPLVGLEIAGVVRVTGPGVTRWHEGDRVCALLPSGGYAEQAVVPEGLAMAIPDGMSFHDAAGIPETFATAYLNLVVIGRLQPAETVLIHAGASGVGTAAVQIARELGARVITTSGSAGKAALCRRLGAATSLDHHSGPFADAVLDATNGRGVDVVLDPIGASYWEQNAACLAPDARWVVIGGLGGYELPLSFRHLMAKRIQITFSTLRSRSDEDKASLLRGLDDLIGASLAAGRIAPVIDRVYDWSEVALAHQRLQSNQNAGKVVLTLRPAVTEGSHR; from the coding sequence ATGCGTGCGCTCGTGCAGGCCGACGACGGCACCGTGCTCCACCTGACTGAGCTGGAAGACCTCACCGCAGGCCCGGGCGAGATGCTCGTCGACGTCCGCGCAGCCGGAGTGAACCGCGCTGATCTTCTGCAAGTGGCAGGAAATTATCCGCCGCCTCGAGGTGCCTCCCCGCTGGTAGGCCTGGAGATCGCCGGGGTCGTCCGTGTGACCGGCCCTGGCGTGACCCGGTGGCACGAAGGCGATCGTGTGTGCGCACTGCTGCCCAGCGGAGGTTACGCCGAGCAAGCCGTAGTCCCGGAGGGCCTAGCCATGGCGATCCCGGACGGCATGTCCTTCCACGACGCGGCCGGCATCCCCGAGACGTTCGCCACCGCCTACCTCAACCTCGTCGTGATCGGCCGGCTCCAGCCCGCCGAGACTGTGCTGATCCACGCCGGTGCCAGCGGGGTGGGAACCGCCGCCGTCCAGATCGCACGTGAGCTCGGGGCACGCGTGATCACGACGTCCGGCAGCGCTGGGAAGGCGGCATTGTGCCGTCGCCTCGGTGCTGCGACGAGCCTCGACCACCACAGCGGGCCGTTCGCCGACGCAGTGCTGGATGCCACGAACGGGCGCGGCGTCGACGTGGTTCTCGACCCGATCGGAGCCTCGTACTGGGAGCAGAACGCCGCGTGCCTGGCTCCCGACGCCCGGTGGGTCGTCATCGGGGGGCTGGGCGGCTACGAGCTTCCACTGAGTTTTCGACACCTGATGGCCAAACGCATCCAGATCACGTTCTCCACGCTGCGCTCACGCTCGGACGAGGACAAAGCATCGCTGCTGCGGGGTCTAGACGACCTGATCGGCGCGAGTCTGGCGGCGGGGCGGATCGCGCCCGTCATCGACCGGGTCTATGACTGGTCCGAGGTCGCTCTCGCCCATCAACGGCTGCAGAGTAATCAGAACGCAGGCAAGGTCGTGCTCACCCTACGACCGGCCGTGACCGAGGGGAGTCACCGATGA
- a CDS encoding SDR family oxidoreductase codes for MSSRRVAAITGGAGAIGRASAIQLAGMGYDIALLDVDEARAEEVANEIRGHGVDAVGVAVNLRDGAAITQAFTAVSDRLGPVAALVTSAGGSARSRIHALRHQDPEVIDELLEVNLRSVISCCQAVIEPMIEAGTGRIVTIGSVIGVQGKANLVEYAAAKGGVLALTKSLAMELGQHGITVNCVSPGLIPRSPVNPQAPVKNYVGRHGTPNDIAHAVAFLASDRSDFITGTNIVVDGGRSLGLKGD; via the coding sequence ATGAGCAGCCGCCGCGTCGCAGCGATCACCGGCGGAGCTGGAGCGATCGGTCGCGCCAGCGCCATTCAGCTGGCGGGTATGGGCTATGACATCGCCCTACTCGACGTCGACGAGGCACGTGCCGAGGAGGTCGCAAACGAGATCCGCGGCCATGGCGTCGACGCGGTCGGCGTCGCTGTCAATCTGCGCGACGGTGCCGCCATCACTCAGGCGTTCACCGCCGTCTCTGACCGGCTCGGGCCGGTTGCTGCGCTCGTCACCTCCGCGGGCGGGAGTGCCCGCAGCCGGATCCATGCCCTGCGCCACCAGGATCCTGAGGTGATCGACGAACTGCTGGAGGTCAATCTGCGCAGCGTCATCAGCTGCTGCCAGGCCGTCATCGAGCCGATGATCGAGGCCGGCACTGGTCGCATCGTGACGATCGGTTCCGTGATCGGGGTCCAGGGCAAGGCCAATCTCGTCGAGTACGCCGCCGCCAAAGGCGGCGTACTCGCACTGACCAAATCGCTGGCCATGGAGCTCGGGCAGCACGGCATCACCGTCAACTGCGTCTCCCCCGGCCTGATCCCACGGAGCCCGGTCAACCCGCAAGCCCCCGTCAAGAACTACGTCGGACGTCACGGCACACCGAATGACATCGCCCATGCCGTCGCCTTCCTCGCCTCGGACCGGTCCGACTTCATCACCGGAACCAACATCGTCGTCGACGGCGGACGCAGCCTCGGCCTGAAGGGAGACTGA
- a CDS encoding Gfo/Idh/MocA family protein — MSHQRIKVGQIGIGHNHASQKMNTLRLLSDLYEVVGVAEEDPRWLAERGSNSAYEGVSFMSEAQLLATPGLQAVAVETDGFDLVPTATRCLEAGMHLHLDKPGGERFADFAAMIELARSKDLLVQLGYMYRSNPAVAFCVEAVRRGWLGTVFEVHAEMNRGHTEDYRHWLGQFTGGAMYIFGSHLVDLVVWLLGEPDRITPFLRPTRADQPEILDNGFAVMEYPYTTVSVRSCIAENDGMPRRQLTVVGDQGSIEIRPLEPPALTLRLDKPCGRYSAGVHEIAFETPRDRYETQLTELARAIRGEVLNPFDLDHELATQRWVLASCGIEVDALIGERS, encoded by the coding sequence GTGTCGCACCAGCGCATCAAGGTTGGTCAGATCGGTATCGGCCACAACCACGCCTCGCAGAAGATGAACACCCTCAGGCTGCTCTCCGACCTCTACGAGGTGGTCGGAGTCGCCGAGGAGGACCCCCGATGGCTGGCCGAACGCGGCAGCAACTCAGCCTACGAGGGCGTCTCCTTCATGAGTGAGGCGCAACTGCTGGCGACACCGGGCCTGCAGGCCGTCGCGGTGGAGACCGATGGTTTCGACCTCGTCCCCACCGCGACGCGCTGTCTCGAGGCAGGGATGCACCTGCACCTGGACAAGCCGGGCGGTGAACGCTTCGCGGACTTCGCGGCCATGATCGAGCTTGCTCGGTCGAAGGACCTCCTCGTCCAGCTCGGGTACATGTACCGCAGCAACCCCGCGGTCGCCTTCTGCGTGGAGGCGGTCCGCCGCGGCTGGCTGGGAACGGTCTTCGAAGTGCACGCGGAGATGAACCGGGGCCACACCGAGGACTACCGGCATTGGCTCGGACAGTTCACCGGGGGCGCGATGTACATCTTCGGTAGCCATCTGGTGGACCTGGTGGTGTGGTTGCTCGGAGAGCCGGACCGGATCACCCCGTTCTTGCGTCCCACCCGAGCCGACCAGCCGGAGATCCTCGACAACGGCTTCGCCGTGATGGAGTACCCGTACACCACGGTCTCCGTGCGCAGCTGTATCGCCGAGAACGACGGGATGCCACGTCGACAGCTCACCGTGGTCGGTGATCAGGGCTCGATCGAGATCCGCCCGCTGGAGCCACCGGCGCTGACCCTGCGGCTCGACAAACCATGCGGTCGCTACTCCGCCGGGGTGCACGAGATCGCCTTCGAGACCCCGCGGGATCGCTATGAGACCCAACTCACCGAGCTCGCCCGTGCGATTCGCGGCGAGGTCCTCAACCCGTTCGACCTGGACCACGAGCTGGCCACGCAGCGGTGGGTGCTCGCCTCATGCGGCATCGAGGTCGACGCACTGATCGGAGAACGTTCATGA
- a CDS encoding extracellular solute-binding protein, producing MASHVSRRAVLGGIAAAGAGAVVLSSCGTSGSADPNPTGSGSGTTGGSGGSGLPHHIPFTGVTADFPGSPDGALDAFANYPTDPVAITDGAPGDGNPITALTSPQGTVPAPMGDNPFWQELNTRLGSQMDLTLVNTDYDSKLATTVAGGDLPDLVSVPYNTPARRADKAGMFNAVALDLSEYLAGDKIEAYPALANIPTPAWEMASFDGVVRAVPIHRGLASSFYMMVRQDICDEQGIEVDVTDYESLLDLCVAMTRPEENQFALARNPMSYLKGMFRVPVTWELNDDGTLTHELEFRDEYHGALNAAKELYDAGTFHPDWTTSGIQGALHDGFYGGSGLMTIHSHLAITAAYAANTDVEGFKVGVLGFPGHDGGDGTPRRGHPKEVHSLCFINNDSADRAETILGVLNMLAAPFGTSEYLFNKFGREGEEHSLNGSNPVVNEDSVNNVRLGQQYLADGPQVVYMPGREADEVQAVHDAQAQLGAIGVYDPTFGLTSETEDATGANFSTSLSDMENEVIQGRRSIADWDALVDGWLAGDGATIKAEYEEALANSQ from the coding sequence ATGGCATCGCACGTCAGCCGACGGGCAGTCCTCGGCGGAATCGCTGCTGCAGGTGCGGGCGCCGTCGTCCTGAGCAGCTGCGGGACCAGCGGGAGCGCCGACCCGAATCCCACCGGTTCCGGAAGCGGAACCACCGGGGGAAGCGGAGGCTCCGGCCTGCCCCACCACATCCCGTTCACGGGGGTCACTGCCGACTTCCCCGGCTCCCCCGACGGCGCCCTGGACGCGTTCGCGAACTACCCCACCGACCCAGTGGCCATCACCGACGGCGCACCCGGCGACGGCAACCCGATCACGGCTCTGACCTCCCCTCAGGGGACCGTGCCTGCACCGATGGGTGACAACCCGTTCTGGCAGGAGCTCAACACCCGGCTCGGATCCCAGATGGACCTCACCCTGGTCAACACCGACTACGACTCCAAACTCGCGACCACGGTGGCCGGCGGTGACCTGCCGGACCTGGTGAGCGTCCCCTACAACACCCCGGCCCGTCGTGCGGACAAGGCGGGCATGTTCAACGCGGTCGCCCTGGACCTGTCCGAGTACCTCGCCGGCGACAAGATCGAGGCCTACCCCGCGCTGGCCAACATCCCGACCCCCGCATGGGAGATGGCGAGCTTCGACGGCGTCGTGCGCGCCGTGCCGATCCACCGTGGCCTGGCGTCGAGCTTCTACATGATGGTCCGCCAGGATATTTGCGACGAGCAGGGCATCGAGGTCGACGTCACCGACTACGAGTCGCTCCTCGACCTGTGCGTGGCGATGACCCGACCGGAGGAGAACCAGTTCGCCTTGGCGCGCAACCCGATGTCCTACCTCAAGGGCATGTTCCGCGTGCCGGTCACCTGGGAGCTCAACGACGACGGCACCCTCACCCACGAGCTGGAGTTCCGGGACGAGTACCACGGGGCGCTCAACGCTGCGAAGGAGCTCTACGACGCCGGGACGTTCCACCCTGACTGGACCACCTCCGGCATCCAGGGCGCGCTGCACGACGGCTTCTATGGCGGTAGCGGTCTGATGACCATCCACAGTCACCTCGCGATCACCGCTGCCTACGCGGCGAACACCGACGTCGAAGGCTTCAAGGTCGGAGTGCTCGGCTTCCCCGGGCACGACGGCGGCGACGGCACACCCCGTCGCGGACACCCGAAGGAGGTCCACAGCCTGTGCTTCATCAACAACGACAGTGCCGATCGCGCCGAGACGATTCTCGGCGTGCTGAACATGCTCGCGGCACCATTCGGCACCTCGGAGTACCTGTTCAACAAGTTCGGGCGTGAGGGTGAGGAGCACAGCCTCAACGGCAGCAACCCGGTGGTGAACGAGGACTCGGTGAACAACGTCCGGCTCGGGCAGCAGTACCTCGCCGACGGCCCACAGGTGGTCTACATGCCGGGGCGCGAGGCCGACGAGGTCCAGGCCGTGCACGACGCGCAGGCTCAGCTCGGCGCGATCGGCGTGTACGACCCGACGTTCGGACTCACCTCCGAGACCGAGGACGCCACTGGCGCCAACTTCAGCACGTCGCTGTCCGACATGGAGAACGAGGTCATCCAGGGCCGTCGCTCGATCGCGGACTGGGACGCGCTGGTGGACGGTTGGCTCGCCGGCGACGGCGCCACCATCAAGGCCGAGTACGAGGAGGCACTGGCGAACAGCCAGTGA
- a CDS encoding LysR family transcriptional regulator, whose product MIRSTDDLRVFLAVARTGRLVQAGALLGVDHTTVGRRISALERTAGRRLFDRRSEGWELTPDGERLLGPAEAVDAALASAHEALESGERTLTGTVRILATDGFGAFLVPPVLRTLRERHPGLVVELVTETQHIGSSVRDFDVAVTLEEPASSRLVHRRLADYVLRLYATPEYLERHPPVGTVEDLRAHTLIWYVDRLLNVEPLRVLHEVRPTAANIQSTNVVAHWQAAAAGAGIALLPCYIAEEDPRLTQVLPDLEVRRTYWISSPAEHARLARVRAVVGLIDEAMRRSRSRLIGGVH is encoded by the coding sequence ATGATCCGATCGACCGACGATCTGCGTGTCTTCCTCGCCGTGGCGCGCACTGGTCGACTCGTCCAGGCGGGTGCACTGCTCGGGGTCGATCACACGACCGTCGGCCGACGGATCTCGGCCCTCGAACGCACCGCCGGCCGGCGGCTCTTCGACCGCCGGAGCGAGGGATGGGAACTCACCCCCGACGGTGAGCGGTTGCTCGGCCCGGCGGAGGCGGTCGACGCTGCCCTTGCCTCGGCCCATGAGGCGCTCGAGAGCGGCGAGCGGACGCTGACCGGGACCGTGCGGATCCTCGCCACCGACGGTTTCGGCGCGTTCCTCGTTCCACCGGTGCTGCGCACGCTCCGGGAACGCCATCCGGGACTCGTCGTCGAGCTGGTCACCGAGACCCAGCACATCGGATCCAGCGTGCGCGACTTCGACGTGGCGGTCACGCTCGAGGAACCCGCCTCCAGCCGGCTGGTCCATCGCCGTCTTGCCGATTATGTCCTCCGGCTCTACGCCACGCCGGAGTACCTGGAGCGGCATCCGCCCGTCGGCACGGTCGAGGACCTACGCGCCCACACACTCATCTGGTACGTCGATCGGCTGCTGAACGTCGAACCCCTGCGCGTGCTGCATGAGGTCCGCCCGACGGCGGCCAACATCCAGTCCACGAACGTGGTCGCGCACTGGCAGGCGGCCGCCGCCGGAGCGGGGATCGCGTTGCTGCCGTGCTACATCGCCGAGGAGGACCCGCGGCTGACCCAGGTGTTGCCGGACCTGGAGGTACGGCGCACGTATTGGATCTCCAGCCCGGCCGAACACGCGCGCCTGGCCCGGGTGCGTGCTGTGGTCGGGCTCATCGATGAAGCGATGCGCCGCAGCCGCTCCCGTCTGATCGGGGGTGTGCATTGA
- the mmsA gene encoding CoA-acylating methylmalonate-semialdehyde dehydrogenase: MNRLTQWVDGAATAPDPDAAVRDVLDPATGGAIGQVELADAQTVDRAVTSAHDAWRQWRTASLATRTRVLFSFRNLLLEHRDEIAGLITAENGKELSDAKAEITRGLDVVELACGIGSLLKGERSLSVSTGVDVSSVHQPLGVVGVISPFNFPAMVPLWFVPIAIACGNAVVLKPSEKVPAASMRMAELWQQAGLPDGALTVVNGEQEAVEALIDHDDVASISFVGSTPVARAVYARAAVRGKRVQALGGAKNHLVVLPDADVDLAADAAVSAAFGAAGQRCMAISVAVAVGEVGDRFVEAVAQRARSLRVGDGRRGNDLGPLITREHRDRVASLVEAGVAAGARAVVDGREVNPDGDPDGFWFGPTVLDHVEPAMSAYAEEIFGPVLCVVRAETAQQALDLVNASPYGNGAAVFTRDGSAAAAFERTVEAGMVGVNVPIPVPVAPYSFGGWKDSLFGDSRAYGAEGVRFFTRSKVVTSRWPTSHDAGLELGFPQAD; the protein is encoded by the coding sequence ATGAACCGACTGACTCAGTGGGTCGATGGTGCGGCGACGGCGCCCGATCCGGACGCAGCCGTCCGCGACGTCCTCGATCCCGCCACCGGAGGCGCCATCGGCCAGGTCGAGCTCGCCGATGCCCAGACCGTGGACCGTGCCGTGACATCCGCCCACGATGCCTGGCGGCAATGGCGCACGGCGTCACTCGCCACGCGCACCCGGGTGCTGTTCTCCTTCCGCAACCTGCTGCTCGAGCATCGCGACGAGATCGCCGGCCTCATCACCGCCGAGAACGGCAAGGAACTTTCCGACGCCAAGGCTGAGATCACCCGAGGGCTGGACGTCGTAGAACTCGCGTGCGGCATCGGATCGTTGCTGAAGGGCGAGCGATCCTTGTCCGTCTCGACAGGAGTCGACGTCTCCTCGGTCCACCAGCCGCTCGGTGTGGTCGGCGTGATCAGCCCGTTCAACTTCCCGGCGATGGTCCCGCTCTGGTTTGTCCCGATCGCCATCGCCTGCGGGAACGCCGTGGTGCTCAAGCCCAGCGAGAAAGTCCCGGCCGCCTCGATGCGGATGGCCGAGCTGTGGCAGCAGGCAGGACTACCCGACGGCGCCCTCACCGTCGTCAACGGTGAGCAGGAGGCGGTCGAAGCCCTCATCGACCACGACGACGTCGCGTCCATCTCCTTCGTCGGCTCGACACCTGTGGCACGAGCCGTCTACGCCCGCGCTGCGGTGCGCGGCAAGCGCGTCCAAGCGCTCGGCGGCGCCAAGAACCACCTGGTGGTACTGCCGGATGCGGACGTCGACCTGGCGGCCGACGCGGCCGTCAGCGCCGCCTTCGGCGCGGCCGGCCAGCGGTGCATGGCGATCTCGGTAGCAGTCGCCGTCGGGGAGGTCGGTGACCGCTTCGTCGAGGCCGTCGCGCAGCGCGCCCGCTCACTCCGGGTGGGGGACGGGCGCCGCGGCAACGATCTGGGTCCGCTCATCACCCGCGAGCACCGCGACCGCGTGGCCTCCCTGGTGGAGGCCGGAGTCGCGGCCGGTGCACGGGCCGTCGTCGACGGGCGCGAGGTGAACCCCGACGGCGATCCGGACGGCTTCTGGTTCGGGCCGACGGTGCTCGATCACGTCGAGCCGGCGATGAGCGCCTACGCCGAGGAGATCTTCGGACCGGTGCTCTGCGTGGTTCGCGCCGAGACAGCTCAGCAGGCTCTCGACCTTGTCAACGCCTCCCCCTACGGAAACGGTGCCGCAGTGTTCACCCGCGACGGCTCCGCGGCCGCGGCCTTCGAGCGAACGGTCGAGGCGGGGATGGTCGGCGTCAACGTGCCGATCCCCGTACCTGTCGCGCCGTACTCGTTCGGCGGATGGAAGGACTCGCTGTTCGGGGACAGTCGTGCCTACGGCGCCGAAGGGGTGCGCTTCTTCACACGCAGCAAGGTGGTCACCTCCCGGTGGCCCACGTCGCACGATGCGGGACTCGAGCTCGGGTTTCCGCAGGCCGACTGA
- a CDS encoding zinc-binding dehydrogenase: protein MSITENVAGAVGTDTAEHEYRALGVPPTMRAAILPGVGEPLRVETIATPRPRAGEVLVRVAACGVCHTDLHVMRGEVPFVTPAVLGHEISGEIVALGAGVSEHAELAVGMQVVCGFIMPCGQCRACARGRDDLCHDFFAKNRLRGVLYDGHSRLHDAGGEEIAMYSMGGLAEYAVVPATGVTALPDGLPVEESAVLGCAALTAYGAVRRTADLRFGETVAVVAMGGVGSNIVQMARAFGAARVIAVDISSAALETARGLGATDVVDASSGDPVAQVRALTGGQGVDVVFEALGLPSTFRQASDMLADGGRMVAVGIADGAATADVEITRLVRRSQRILGSYGARTRTDLRHVAAMAGADLVRPHETVTTSYPLADVDRAYRALADGEIVGRAVIRMGSASSPPSPCPSDPPR from the coding sequence ATGAGTATCACCGAGAACGTCGCCGGCGCCGTCGGGACGGATACGGCTGAGCACGAGTACCGCGCACTCGGCGTGCCGCCGACGATGCGCGCGGCCATCCTGCCCGGGGTCGGTGAGCCCCTGCGGGTCGAGACCATCGCGACCCCGCGACCGCGCGCCGGGGAGGTACTCGTGCGGGTGGCTGCGTGCGGCGTCTGCCACACCGACTTGCATGTGATGCGTGGAGAGGTGCCCTTCGTGACGCCGGCAGTGCTCGGCCACGAGATCTCCGGGGAGATCGTGGCCCTCGGTGCGGGCGTGTCCGAGCATGCCGAGCTCGCCGTCGGGATGCAGGTCGTGTGCGGATTCATCATGCCGTGCGGCCAGTGCCGGGCGTGCGCACGTGGCCGGGACGACCTGTGCCACGACTTCTTCGCCAAGAACCGGTTGCGTGGCGTGCTCTACGACGGGCACAGCCGCCTGCACGATGCCGGTGGCGAGGAAATCGCCATGTACTCCATGGGCGGCCTCGCCGAGTACGCCGTGGTGCCTGCCACCGGGGTCACCGCGTTGCCGGACGGACTGCCCGTCGAGGAATCCGCCGTTCTCGGGTGCGCGGCGTTGACTGCCTATGGCGCTGTGCGCCGGACCGCTGACCTGCGCTTCGGGGAGACCGTCGCCGTGGTCGCGATGGGGGGTGTCGGATCGAACATCGTCCAGATGGCCCGCGCGTTCGGCGCCGCACGAGTGATCGCCGTCGACATCAGCAGCGCCGCGCTCGAGACAGCGCGCGGGCTCGGTGCCACGGACGTCGTCGATGCCTCCTCCGGTGACCCGGTGGCACAGGTGCGCGCCCTCACCGGCGGGCAGGGGGTGGACGTGGTGTTCGAGGCGCTCGGTCTGCCGTCGACGTTCCGACAAGCCTCCGACATGCTCGCCGACGGCGGCCGGATGGTCGCCGTGGGAATCGCCGACGGCGCAGCCACAGCGGACGTGGAGATCACCCGACTGGTCCGGCGCAGCCAACGCATCCTGGGCTCCTATGGCGCCCGGACCCGTACCGACCTGCGGCACGTCGCCGCGATGGCGGGCGCCGACCTGGTACGCCCGCACGAGACCGTCACGACGAGTTACCCGCTCGCCGACGTCGACCGGGCCTACCGGGCGCTCGCCGATGGCGAGATCGTCGGTCGTGCCGTCATCCGGATGGGCAGCGCCAGCTCCCCTCCGTCCCCCTGTCCGTCCGACCCACCTCGATGA
- a CDS encoding ABC transporter permease, with amino-acid sequence MSAPTTTRPGSASRPDRRTDRQRAPGGPQQRHVTFWTRMRRDGGLLLLAVPGIILTLLFHYVPLLGNVIAFKDYQPYIGILEAPWVGFENFSIIINGDPAFLNALKNTLVISLIQIVVVFPVPLALALLLNSLMGEKVKRVVQSVLYMPHFMSWVIVVAIFQHILGNGGLYNNFARMNDLPLLELVGNPDLFIPLITSQVIWKDAGWGMIIFLAAISRVDLEQYEAVAVDGGGRWRQLWHVTLPAIRGVVILLLILRLGDALTVGFEQIYLQQTAVGLQASEVLDTYVYNRGVVGGNWSSSAAVGLVKGVVGTILVLGANKVAHMLGQAGVYQKEQK; translated from the coding sequence GTGAGTGCCCCCACCACCACCCGACCAGGTTCGGCCAGCCGGCCGGACCGCCGAACCGACCGGCAGCGCGCCCCCGGCGGGCCGCAGCAACGTCACGTGACGTTCTGGACCCGGATGCGCCGCGACGGCGGCCTGCTGCTGCTCGCCGTGCCGGGCATCATCCTGACGCTGCTCTTCCACTACGTGCCGCTGCTGGGCAACGTCATCGCGTTCAAGGACTACCAGCCCTACATCGGCATCCTGGAGGCGCCGTGGGTCGGGTTCGAGAACTTCTCGATCATCATCAACGGTGACCCCGCGTTCCTGAACGCGCTGAAGAACACCCTGGTAATCTCCCTCATCCAGATCGTGGTGGTCTTCCCCGTGCCGCTGGCGCTCGCGCTGCTGCTGAACTCCCTCATGGGGGAGAAGGTCAAACGCGTGGTGCAGTCGGTGCTGTACATGCCGCACTTCATGTCCTGGGTGATCGTCGTGGCGATCTTCCAGCACATCCTCGGCAACGGTGGGCTGTACAACAACTTCGCCCGCATGAACGATCTGCCGCTGCTCGAGCTGGTGGGTAATCCCGACCTGTTCATCCCGCTGATCACCTCCCAGGTGATCTGGAAGGACGCCGGCTGGGGGATGATCATCTTTCTCGCGGCCATCTCCCGTGTGGACCTGGAGCAATACGAGGCGGTCGCGGTCGATGGTGGTGGCCGATGGCGCCAGCTCTGGCACGTGACCCTGCCCGCGATCCGCGGTGTGGTGATCCTGCTGCTCATCCTGCGCCTGGGCGATGCCCTCACGGTCGGGTTCGAGCAGATCTACCTGCAGCAGACGGCCGTGGGGCTGCAGGCCTCGGAGGTGCTCGACACCTACGTCTACAACCGCGGCGTCGTCGGCGGGAACTGGAGCAGCTCGGCCGCCGTCGGGCTGGTCAAGGGTGTGGTGGGCACGATCCTCGTGCTCGGCGCCAACAAGGTGGCGCACATGCTCGGCCAGGCCGGCGTCTACCAGAAGGAGCAGAAGTGA
- a CDS encoding carbohydrate ABC transporter permease, which translates to MTTVTASQRQQRLRNINGARPPGIPMRATKGLVLLIACLLVIVPFVVVVSTSLATPDQIRDAGGYVLWPENPTFAAYESIFRGGVVTRATLVSIGVTVVGSGLSVTVVALLAYGLSRPGTVLHRPILLMVLFTMLFNAGMIPNYLLIKELGLIDSYWSLILPTLVSGFQVVLMRAFFMEVPKELIDAARIDGASELRILATVMLPLSKAAIAVIALFNAVGYWNAFFNAVLYMNSVEKWPLQLVVRTYVVEGSAVGVDAGAEVIPPQQALQMAIVVVSLIPILLVYPFLQKHFAKGVIIGAVKG; encoded by the coding sequence GTGACGACCGTGACGGCCAGCCAGCGGCAGCAGCGCCTGCGCAACATCAACGGTGCGCGTCCTCCCGGCATCCCGATGCGGGCCACTAAGGGCCTCGTGCTGCTGATCGCCTGCTTGCTCGTGATCGTGCCTTTCGTCGTGGTCGTCTCCACGAGCCTGGCCACTCCCGATCAGATCCGCGACGCCGGAGGCTACGTGCTCTGGCCGGAGAACCCCACGTTCGCCGCGTACGAGTCGATCTTCCGAGGAGGGGTCGTCACCAGGGCGACGCTGGTGTCCATCGGCGTGACCGTCGTCGGGTCGGGTCTGTCGGTGACCGTGGTGGCCCTGCTTGCCTATGGACTCTCCCGCCCGGGGACCGTGCTGCACCGGCCGATCCTGCTGATGGTGCTGTTCACCATGCTGTTCAACGCCGGCATGATCCCGAACTACCTCCTCATCAAAGAACTCGGGCTGATCGACTCCTACTGGTCGCTGATCCTGCCCACGCTCGTCTCCGGGTTCCAGGTGGTGCTGATGCGGGCGTTCTTCATGGAAGTGCCCAAGGAGCTCATCGACGCCGCCCGGATCGACGGGGCGAGCGAGCTGCGGATCCTTGCCACCGTGATGCTGCCGTTGTCGAAGGCAGCGATCGCCGTGATCGCCCTCTTCAACGCCGTCGGCTACTGGAACGCGTTCTTCAACGCCGTGTTGTACATGAACTCGGTGGAGAAGTGGCCGCTGCAGCTGGTGGTGCGCACGTATGTGGTGGAGGGCTCGGCCGTCGGTGTTGACGCCGGTGCTGAGGTGATTCCGCCGCAGCAGGCCCTGCAGATGGCGATCGTGGTGGTCAGCCTCATTCCCATCTTGCTCGTCTACCCGTTCCTGCAGAAGCACTTCGCCAAGGGCGTGATCATCGGCGCCGTCAAGGGCTGA